A window of the Ostrea edulis chromosome 1, xbOstEdul1.1, whole genome shotgun sequence genome harbors these coding sequences:
- the LOC125651043 gene encoding uncharacterized protein LOC125651043 gives MKVVSKSMFHLYRWPAQKWIRNKELFQFTVNYAVVLVKGTKTHTGSTISASNNRVGQKTTVKQKANQLVLTRTYFSNSFRESKKPEPDRFSKDYSDGVGKEYHLVYALHNFDTGYRFFLGLCVSVPLIFLQRICSYIYQYYNELEYTSNSLQGMLSNCIEIINSLPPSYLWIFTIAYITLIGTIGHHVFVKNSIGRLYYNSKQDRYTAIVFKYGFKRKIEFSRKDIVRKPVFFEKVIQKTGITVGEKKRYFVYEKYFKNTVDNNRFFSEVASSDYLDEINRSHRSKPK, from the exons atgaAAGTAGTCTCGAAAAGCATGTTTCATCTCTATCGGTGGCCAGCACAAAAATGGATCAGAAATAAAGAGCTATTTCAATTCACTGTTAATTATGCTGTTGTTTTAGTGAAAGGTACTAAAACACATACAGGGTCGACAATATCAGCAAGTAATAATCGTGTTGGACAAAAGACAACAGTTAAACAAAAG gcAAATCAGCTGGTGCTTACAAGAacttatttttcaaattcatttagAGAGTCCAAAAAACCAGAACCTGATCGATTTAGTAAAGATTATAGTGATGGTGTGGGAAAGGAATATCACTTGGTCTATGCCCTACACAACTTCGACACAGGATATCGATTTTTTTTAGGCCTCTGTGTATCTGTACCATTGATCTTTCTGCAACGTATTTGCAGTTATATTTACCAATATTATAATGAATTAGAATACACATCCAACAGCCTCCAGGGGATGTTAAGTAACTGTATTGAAATAATCAACAGTTTACCTCCATCATATCTATGGATATTCACAATAGCTTATATCACCTTGATTGGAACTATAGGACACCATGTTTTTGTGAAGAACAGCATTGGCAGGCTCTACTACAATTCAAAACAGGACCGTTATACAGCTATTGTATTCAAGTATGGATTTAAAAGGAAGATCGAATTTAGTAGAAAGGACATAGTGAGAAAACCAGTCTTTTTTGAAAAGGTCATTCAGAAAACTGGAATTACTGTAGGGGAGAAGAAAAGATACtttgtttatgaaaaatattttaaaaacactgTTGATAATAACCGGTTTTTCTCGGAGGTAGCCTCCTCTGACTATCTTGATGAAATAAACAGGTCACATAGATCAAAACCCAAATGA